A genomic segment from Cinclus cinclus chromosome 11, bCinCin1.1, whole genome shotgun sequence encodes:
- the CIAO2B gene encoding cytosolic iron-sulfur assembly component 2B: protein MVGSGPGAAPLENANPLIYRRSGERPVTAREEDDELPDAIDDREIFDLIRSINDPEHPLTLEELNVVEQMRVKVNDAESTVSVEFTPTIPHCSMATLIGLSIKVKLLRSLPERFKLDVHITPGTHASEHAVNKQLADKERVAAALENSHLLEVVNQCLSARS, encoded by the exons ATGGTGGGCTCGGGTCCGGGCGCAGCGCCGCTGGAGAACGCGAACCCCCTCATCTACCGGCGCTCCGGGGAGCGCCCCGTGACGGCCCGCGAGGAGGACGACGAGCTGCCCGATGCCATCGACGACCGGGAGATCTTCG ATCTCATCCGCTCCATCAATGATCCCGAGCACCCGCTCACCCTGGAGGAGCTGAACGTCGTCGAGCAAATGCGAGTGAAA GTGAACGATGCCGAGAGCACGGTGTCGGTGGAGTTCACCCCCACCATCCCGCACTGCAGCATGGCCACCCTCATCGGCCTCTCCATCAAGGTCAAACTGCTCCGCTCTCTGCCTGAGAGATTCAAG CTGGATGTTCATATAACGCCAGGAACACATGCCTCTGAGCATGCAG TTAATAAACAACTTGCTGATAAAGAACGTGTGGCAGCTGCTTTGGAAAACTCTCACCTGCTGGAAGTGGTGAATCAGTGTTTGTCTGCTCGGTCATAA
- the RRAD gene encoding GTP-binding protein RAD encodes MTLNRGDKRRGSTPFAAQQHLHRRSMPVDERDLRPLPPEELSGLVRCTSYSPGGEHRQSWASDSSDSVISSGSDSEGSLYKVILLGEHGVGKTSLARIFGGVEDCADAEEAGNTYDGSIIVDGEEASLVVFDIWEQDDSQWLQNHCMKMGDAYIIVYSVTDKVSFEKASELRIQLRRARQTEDIPIILVGNKSDLVRSREVSVDEGRACAVVFDCKFIETSAALHHNVKDLFEGIVRQIRLRKDSKEDNARRMANTKRRESISKKAKRFLGRIVAKNNKKMAFKAKSKSCHDLSVL; translated from the exons ATGACTCTGAACCGCGGGGACAAGCGGCGCGGCAGCACGCCGTTCGCcgcccagcagcacctgcaccgCCGCAGCATGCCCGTGGACGAGCGCGACCTGCGGCCGCTGCCGCCCGAGGAGCTGTCGGGCTTGGTGCGCTGCACCTCGTACAGCCCCGGCGGCGAGCACCGCCAGAGCTGGGCCTCCGACTCGTCCGACTCCGTCATCTCCTCGGGCAGCGACTCCGAGGGCAGCCTCTACAAGGTGATCCTGCTGGGCGAGCACGGCGTCGGCAAGACCAGCCTGGCGCGCATCTTCGGCGGCGTGGAGGACTGCGCGGACGCGGAGGAGGCCG GAAATACGTACGACGGATCAATCATAGTTGATGGAGAAGAAGCGTCTCTCGTGGTGTTTGATATATGGGAGCAG GATGACAGCCAATGGCTCCAGAACCACTGCATGAAAATGGGAGATGCCTATATTATTGTATACTCAGTGACAGACAAAGTTAGTTTTGAAAAGGCTTCTGAGCTCAGAATCCAGCTGAGAAGAGCAAGACAGACAGAGGACATTCCTATTATCCTTGTGGGAAATAAAAGTGACCTGGTCAGGTCCCGGGAGGTCTCAGTTGATG AGGGCCGGGCCTGTGCTGTGGTGTTCGACTGCAAGTTCATCgagacctcagctgctctgcaccaCAACGTGAAGGATCTGTTCGAGGGCATCGTGCGGCAGATCCGGCTGCGCAAGGACAGCAAGGAGGACAACGCCCGCAGGATGGCCAACACCAAGAGGAGGGAGAGCATCAGCAAAAAGGCCAAGCGGTTCCTCGGCAGAATCGTGGCAAAGAACAATAAGAAGATGGCTTTCAAAGCAAAATCAAAGTCTTGCCACGACTTGTCTGTGCTATAG